From a single Adhaeribacter swui genomic region:
- a CDS encoding DNA/RNA non-specific endonuclease, with product MRRYFASLFIFVVLFSGCKDTAVAPKRSRFVATNVHLTLGNPSSAVADPLNYNNYLIEKPQYVLSYSRDNGIPNWVSWHVSKDWLGTAPRQDNFRADETLPADWYRVSPGAYTNSGFDRGHNCPSADRTKSEEDNSATFLMTNMIPQAPDNNRNTWANLEEYTRTLVESGQEVYVIMGNYGSGGTGANGSARTIDGGRIKVPKQIWKVLIILPAGEDDVNRITTNTRVIAVDTPNINGVHADWSNYRTTVDAIEKATGYDLLSEVPEDIQRVIEARVDNGPTQ from the coding sequence ATGCGCCGGTACTTTGCTTCCCTTTTTATTTTTGTAGTATTATTTTCGGGTTGTAAAGACACCGCCGTTGCGCCCAAAAGATCCCGGTTTGTTGCCACCAACGTGCACCTTACGTTAGGCAATCCCAGTAGTGCCGTTGCCGATCCGCTTAATTACAATAATTATTTAATCGAGAAGCCCCAGTATGTTCTCTCGTATAGCCGGGATAACGGCATCCCGAATTGGGTAAGTTGGCATGTAAGTAAAGATTGGTTGGGTACAGCACCGCGGCAAGATAATTTTCGGGCAGATGAAACTTTGCCTGCTGACTGGTACCGCGTAAGCCCTGGGGCTTATACCAACAGCGGCTTCGACCGGGGACACAATTGCCCCTCGGCCGACCGGACCAAGAGCGAAGAAGATAATTCGGCTACTTTTCTCATGACAAACATGATTCCGCAAGCGCCCGATAACAACCGGAACACTTGGGCAAACCTGGAAGAATATACCCGGACTTTAGTAGAAAGCGGCCAGGAAGTATACGTGATTATGGGAAACTACGGCTCGGGCGGAACTGGTGCTAACGGGTCGGCCCGTACCATTGATGGCGGCAGAATTAAAGTGCCCAAGCAAATCTGGAAGGTTTTAATAATATTGCCCGCCGGGGAAGATGATGTAAACCGGATTACTACCAATACCCGCGTAATTGCGGTAGATACTCCTAACATCAACGGCGTACATGCGGATTGGAGCAATTACCGGACTACCGTAGATGCAATAGAAAAAGCTACCGGCTATGACTTACTATCGGAAGTGCCCGAAGATATTCAGCGGGTTATAGAAGCCCGGGTAGATAATGGACCAACGCAGTAG
- a CDS encoding asparagine synthetase B, translated as MIKRFTLCLTFCLLVLFPGWATQILVAMDNTQKDHLKAYGVAYWVLQNQQTAEWLLNYRGGSFAFPHTPATENELRVRGVTYEVISDAQYQQILAQIAAPDTNMDVIKLEKAPRIAIYSPKIKQPWDDAVTLVLTYAEIPYDLLFDEEVLDQKLLKYDWLHLHHEDFTGQYGKSGRWQRTQEWFRAQQQESEALAKKYNFAKVTQMKLAVVKNIKAFVAGGGFMFAMCSATDTYDIALAANGVDVVDALYDGDGVDPQAQQKLDFSKTFAFKDFTVFSSPYEGEFSSIDNQRRERDIYQDNDFFSLFTFSAKWDPIPTMLTQNHEKTIKGFMGQTTAFKKQYIKSDVIIMGETKAANEVRYMHGTVAKGTWTFYGGHDPEDYQHSPGEEPTDLALHPNSPGYRLILNNILFPAAKKKKPKT; from the coding sequence ATGATAAAACGTTTTACCCTCTGTCTCACTTTTTGCTTATTGGTGTTATTTCCCGGCTGGGCCACCCAGATACTGGTAGCCATGGACAACACCCAAAAAGATCATCTGAAAGCTTATGGTGTAGCTTACTGGGTACTACAAAACCAGCAAACGGCGGAGTGGCTTTTAAATTACCGCGGCGGTAGTTTTGCTTTTCCGCATACGCCGGCCACAGAAAATGAATTACGGGTGCGGGGAGTTACGTACGAAGTAATTTCGGATGCGCAGTACCAGCAAATATTAGCGCAAATTGCCGCGCCCGACACCAACATGGATGTTATTAAACTAGAAAAAGCACCCCGCATTGCGATTTACTCCCCTAAAATAAAACAACCCTGGGACGATGCTGTTACGCTGGTTTTAACTTACGCCGAAATACCCTACGATTTACTTTTTGATGAAGAGGTACTCGATCAGAAATTATTAAAATACGATTGGCTGCACCTGCACCACGAAGATTTTACCGGGCAATATGGCAAATCGGGCCGGTGGCAACGTACCCAGGAATGGTTTCGGGCGCAGCAGCAAGAGTCGGAGGCTTTAGCTAAAAAATACAACTTTGCTAAAGTAACGCAAATGAAGCTGGCGGTGGTAAAAAACATTAAAGCTTTTGTGGCAGGCGGCGGTTTTATGTTTGCCATGTGCTCGGCCACCGATACCTACGATATTGCCCTGGCCGCCAACGGCGTAGATGTAGTAGATGCTTTATACGATGGCGATGGGGTCGATCCGCAGGCGCAGCAAAAATTAGATTTTAGCAAAACCTTTGCTTTTAAAGATTTTACCGTTTTTTCCAGTCCCTACGAAGGTGAATTTTCTAGTATTGACAACCAGCGCCGGGAACGGGATATTTACCAGGACAACGACTTTTTTTCATTATTTACCTTTTCGGCCAAGTGGGACCCTATCCCAACCATGCTCACCCAAAATCACGAAAAAACCATTAAAGGGTTTATGGGCCAGACTACCGCCTTTAAAAAGCAATACATAAAATCTGACGTGATTATTATGGGAGAAACCAAAGCCGCCAACGAAGTAAGATACATGCACGGCACGGTTGCCAAAGGTACCTGGACTTTTTACGGCGGCCACGATCCCGAAGATTACCAACACAGTCCCGGCGAAGAACCTACCGATCTGGCTTTACATCCCAACTCGCCCGGCTACCGCTTAATTTTAAATAATATTCTTTTTCCGGCGGCCAAAAAGAAAAAGCCTAAAACCTAG
- a CDS encoding DUF3857 domain-containing protein — protein MHKRLLFLFLLSIPVLVKAQDHGFKLGNTTLAELQMTSYALDSTAHAVVLNEFGDTWISEEGDLDLKHDYKVRIKILDKQGLDQANFAIPVRKSGGKLESISQVEGITFNIENDRITQTKFDGKTYTETKSKYYDLIKFTLPNVKVGSVIEVKYQLQSPFKYNFRRWEFQSDIPKMYSEYWAKIPGNYTYNITLTSFYPLVKKESELIKDCFSVGGGKADCARYKNAMKNVPAFIEEDYMTARSNYLAALNFELAEVQSFNGTRTRYTKEWKDADHEMRIEPKFGLQLKRGKEVFKEHLENLLNTTPDTLQRAQGVYNFVKNWFRWNEVYGCFSEIGIKKASDAKTGNVADINLALTAALQYAGLPAIPVILSTRQNGYPIEVHPVISDFNYVVAQVKIKNNVYQLDATDPNLPFGMLPIHCLNGKGRAIPTKGDSYWTELKPIDKRRQVSLLNLTLQPDGHFTGNLSLTASGYEAMENRKHINAYSSQAEYTKELGNKWHDAQINQHTIQNLKDLDKPLIQAMDIEISGFDNLNKNQFLLDPFFIDRWEKNPFTAAERLYPVDLGTAMEQLFTLTINYPQDFETVNLPPAVAITLPNNGGKFLFQASNIGNRLSLSSLMVLNKPLYSPEEYHYLKEFFNKVVQANQQQVLFQKKGAPTTSLK, from the coding sequence ATGCATAAACGTTTACTTTTCCTATTTCTTTTAAGTATTCCGGTTTTAGTTAAGGCCCAGGATCATGGATTTAAATTAGGCAACACGACGCTCGCCGAATTGCAAATGACTTCGTACGCCTTAGACTCCACCGCCCATGCGGTGGTACTGAACGAATTTGGCGATACCTGGATCAGCGAAGAGGGTGATCTAGATTTAAAACACGACTACAAAGTCCGGATAAAGATTTTAGATAAGCAAGGTTTAGATCAGGCCAACTTTGCCATACCGGTACGCAAATCCGGCGGTAAACTAGAAAGCATTAGCCAGGTAGAAGGAATTACTTTTAACATCGAAAACGACAGAATAACCCAAACCAAATTCGACGGCAAAACTTACACCGAAACCAAAAGCAAGTACTACGACCTGATAAAATTTACTTTGCCCAACGTTAAAGTAGGCAGCGTAATCGAAGTAAAATACCAGTTGCAATCGCCATTTAAGTATAATTTCCGGCGATGGGAGTTTCAGAGCGATATTCCTAAGATGTATTCGGAATACTGGGCTAAAATTCCGGGCAACTACACCTATAACATAACTTTAACAAGTTTTTACCCGCTGGTTAAAAAAGAAAGCGAATTAATAAAAGATTGCTTTAGCGTGGGCGGTGGCAAAGCCGATTGTGCCCGGTACAAAAATGCGATGAAAAACGTACCCGCCTTTATCGAAGAAGATTACATGACCGCACGCAGCAATTACCTGGCCGCCTTAAATTTTGAATTAGCCGAAGTACAAAGCTTTAACGGTACCCGCACCCGGTACACCAAAGAATGGAAAGACGCCGACCATGAAATGCGAATCGAACCCAAATTTGGCTTGCAATTAAAACGGGGCAAAGAAGTATTTAAAGAGCATTTAGAAAACCTACTTAACACCACTCCCGACACGTTGCAGCGGGCGCAAGGCGTTTACAATTTTGTAAAAAACTGGTTCCGTTGGAACGAGGTGTATGGTTGCTTCAGCGAAATTGGCATTAAAAAAGCTTCGGATGCCAAAACAGGCAATGTAGCTGATATCAACCTGGCTTTAACTGCTGCTTTGCAATACGCTGGCTTACCCGCTATCCCGGTCATATTATCTACCCGCCAGAATGGTTACCCCATTGAGGTGCACCCGGTAATCAGCGATTTTAATTACGTAGTTGCTCAGGTTAAAATTAAAAATAATGTTTACCAGTTAGATGCCACCGATCCGAATTTGCCGTTTGGCATGTTGCCCATCCATTGCTTAAATGGGAAAGGCCGAGCTATTCCTACCAAAGGCGACTCGTACTGGACCGAGCTTAAACCCATAGATAAACGCCGCCAGGTTTCTTTACTGAACTTAACCTTACAACCCGACGGCCATTTTACCGGCAACCTATCTTTAACCGCATCGGGTTACGAGGCAATGGAAAACCGCAAACACATTAACGCTTATAGTAGCCAGGCAGAATACACCAAAGAATTAGGTAATAAATGGCACGATGCCCAGATAAACCAACACACTATTCAGAATTTAAAAGACTTAGATAAACCCCTTATTCAAGCCATGGATATTGAAATATCAGGGTTCGATAATTTAAATAAAAACCAGTTTTTGCTGGATCCTTTCTTTATTGACCGCTGGGAGAAAAACCCCTTTACTGCTGCCGAACGCCTGTATCCGGTTGATCTGGGTACCGCCATGGAGCAATTGTTTACCCTAACGATTAATTACCCACAAGATTTCGAAACAGTAAACTTACCGCCGGCAGTTGCCATTACCTTACCCAACAATGGCGGCAAATTTCTTTTCCAGGCTTCTAATATTGGCAACCGGTTATCCCTCTCCAGCCTGATGGTATTAAACAAACCATTATACAGTCCTGAAGAATACCATTACCTCAAAGAATTCTTTAACAAAGTGGTTCAAGCCAATCAGCAGCAAGTTTTATTTCAAAAAAAGGGAGCTCCTACTACTTCCTTAAAATAG
- a CDS encoding D-2-hydroxyacid dehydrogenase, producing MNVFVYTALSEANQNQLKQQLPTELELVFRTELPKDEVQEKFKEAEVIMGNPPVDWFNAAPPTLKFWQLDSAGFDQYKEVKVAALVANMGDFFARPCAETMVAGILAFYRGIPELVKCQEQKKWRGNQIRPKLDLLGNKKVVVLGAGTIGMACKQMLTGFGCDVKTTARSNPKADIHSFEDILKILPDTDVVVNTLPGAADKYVSGEFLQAMKPGSLYASVGRGSTTDEQALINALQAGKLAGAVLDVTEQEPLLESSPLWQMENVLLTQHTGGGYFAEEEGKIAHFLKNINLFLNQEAIPDQVNLSQGY from the coding sequence ATGAATGTATTTGTTTACACGGCTTTAAGTGAAGCTAACCAGAACCAATTAAAACAACAATTACCAACCGAACTTGAATTAGTATTTCGGACAGAATTGCCTAAAGACGAAGTACAAGAAAAATTTAAGGAGGCTGAAGTGATTATGGGAAACCCGCCGGTAGATTGGTTTAACGCTGCGCCGCCCACACTTAAGTTCTGGCAATTAGATTCGGCCGGTTTCGACCAGTACAAAGAAGTAAAAGTAGCTGCCCTAGTAGCCAACATGGGCGATTTTTTTGCCCGGCCCTGCGCCGAAACTATGGTGGCGGGTATTTTGGCTTTTTACCGCGGCATTCCAGAACTGGTAAAATGCCAGGAACAAAAAAAATGGCGGGGTAATCAAATCCGGCCAAAACTGGATTTACTTGGCAATAAAAAGGTAGTAGTTTTGGGAGCCGGCACCATTGGCATGGCTTGCAAACAAATGCTAACTGGTTTTGGCTGCGATGTAAAAACTACCGCCCGCAGTAATCCCAAAGCCGATATTCACTCGTTCGAAGATATTTTAAAAATTTTGCCCGATACGGATGTGGTAGTAAACACTTTGCCTGGTGCCGCCGATAAATACGTTTCCGGAGAGTTTTTGCAGGCCATGAAACCCGGCAGCTTGTACGCCAGCGTAGGCCGTGGCAGCACCACCGATGAACAGGCCCTGATAAATGCTTTACAAGCCGGTAAATTGGCCGGCGCGGTGTTAGACGTTACCGAACAAGAACCGCTGCTTGAAAGCAGCCCGTTATGGCAAATGGAAAATGTACTATTAACCCAACACACCGGCGGAGGTTATTTCGCCGAAGAGGAAGGTAAAATAGCGCATTTTTTAAAAAATATTAATTTGTTCCTGAACCAGGAAGCTATTCCGGATCAGGTAAATTTATCGCAGGGATATTAA
- a CDS encoding MaoC family dehydratase codes for MNPLVISSFEEFQQHEGAELGVSEYHQITQEQISKFADATLDHQWIHLDAERAKTESPFGNTIAHGYLTVSLLPYLWGQIISIRNLKMQVNYEIENLRFNQAVLVNSEVRLRAKLLTLKNLRGVAKAQIEVTLEIKDSPKPAYSGTITFLYHFNK; via the coding sequence ATGAACCCATTAGTAATTAGTAGTTTCGAAGAATTTCAGCAGCACGAAGGCGCCGAGTTAGGCGTTTCAGAGTATCACCAAATAACCCAGGAACAAATTAGCAAATTTGCAGATGCTACCCTGGATCATCAATGGATACACCTGGATGCGGAGCGGGCAAAAACCGAATCGCCGTTCGGCAATACCATTGCGCACGGTTATTTAACGGTTTCGCTTCTGCCTTATTTATGGGGGCAGATTATTTCGATTCGGAACCTGAAAATGCAGGTAAATTACGAAATCGAGAATCTACGGTTTAACCAAGCGGTACTGGTTAACAGCGAAGTTCGGTTGCGGGCCAAATTGCTAACCCTGAAAAATTTGCGGGGGGTGGCTAAAGCCCAAATTGAAGTAACCCTAGAAATTAAAGATAGTCCTAAACCAGCTTACTCCGGCACAATAACCTTTTTATATCATTTTAATAAGTAA
- a CDS encoding cupin domain-containing protein, with protein MIKAYKIFTGPDGHTHVTQGRVADNQLNQALGIRFKETAAPAIYDWHTAPTNQYVLTLTGTLEFETFDGQRFILQPGEVLLAMDTTGSGHKWRILGNDPWKRAYVLFDPEQEINFKPD; from the coding sequence ATGATAAAAGCTTATAAAATTTTCACGGGTCCGGACGGACATACGCACGTAACCCAGGGCCGGGTTGCCGATAATCAGTTAAATCAAGCCCTTGGTATCCGGTTTAAAGAAACGGCGGCACCAGCTATTTACGACTGGCATACGGCGCCAACTAATCAGTACGTACTTACCTTAACCGGTACGCTGGAGTTCGAAACCTTTGATGGCCAACGCTTTATTTTACAACCCGGCGAAGTTTTACTGGCTATGGATACTACCGGCTCGGGGCACAAGTGGCGGATATTGGGCAATGACCCTTGGAAAAGGGCTTACGTGCTCTTTGATCCGGAGCAGGAAATTAACTTTAAACCGGATTAA
- a CDS encoding transporter substrate-binding domain-containing protein: MRLVHCFILLVFIISACHNFPRDPDKTLEKVKNGTLLVGYSENPPWVIKTNAAPTGLEAELIKEFAQTQQAKVIWVNDTEQDLFEKLEKQELHLVIGGITDKNSWKSKISFTRPYYQIPKEKHVMAVIKGENAFTVALETFLHRQEANLPSRLQTYENR; the protein is encoded by the coding sequence ATGCGCCTTGTGCACTGTTTTATTTTACTTGTTTTTATAATCTCGGCTTGCCATAACTTTCCGCGCGACCCGGATAAAACCCTTGAAAAAGTAAAAAATGGTACCTTATTAGTAGGTTATTCCGAAAACCCACCCTGGGTAATAAAAACCAATGCCGCCCCTACGGGCCTGGAAGCCGAATTAATAAAAGAGTTTGCCCAAACCCAGCAGGCAAAAGTTATTTGGGTAAACGATACCGAGCAAGATTTATTCGAAAAACTGGAAAAACAAGAACTGCACCTGGTAATTGGGGGCATTACCGATAAAAATTCCTGGAAGAGCAAAATAAGTTTTACCCGGCCTTATTATCAAATACCAAAAGAAAAACATGTAATGGCGGTTATAAAAGGCGAAAATGCCTTTACCGTTGCCTTAGAAACATTTTTACACCGCCAGGAAGCCAACCTACCCAGCCGCTTACAAACTTATGAAAACCGTTAA
- a CDS encoding cation transporter, whose amino-acid sequence MKTVKTFEFPAELQPLYRKAKRLEWLTIAYLSVTVVVMYLTMGNSQAMKTAWYEDLLSLTPSVAFLVISRIFLKPANNEFPYGYHKVVSIAYLCSSLALFSVGIFLVIDSGLTLIKADRPTIGTTIIFGHQIWSGYLMIVALIWGTVPSIFLGKAKLPLAQKLHEKNLHTDAEMQKADWMTGVAAIVGILGIGWGFWWADAVAASLIALDVIHDGFKNLKQALFDLIDQIPKTVDNQKPDPIIKHIEEFLRQKSWIKDSAIRIREDGHIYFGEAFVVPAVTTNLTQHLEDTSREIENMHWHLHEFIITLVSQLPTSENK is encoded by the coding sequence ATGAAAACCGTTAAGACCTTTGAATTTCCTGCGGAACTGCAACCTTTATATCGGAAAGCTAAACGTTTAGAATGGTTAACCATCGCTTACTTATCGGTTACAGTGGTTGTAATGTACCTAACGATGGGCAACTCGCAAGCCATGAAAACGGCTTGGTACGAAGACTTATTAAGCCTTACACCTTCGGTAGCTTTTCTGGTAATTTCCCGAATTTTTCTAAAGCCCGCCAATAACGAGTTTCCGTATGGCTATCACAAAGTAGTTTCTATTGCTTATTTGTGCAGCTCGCTGGCTTTATTTTCGGTAGGCATCTTTTTAGTTATTGATTCGGGCTTAACCTTAATTAAAGCAGATCGGCCAACCATTGGCACTACTATTATTTTCGGCCATCAAATTTGGTCCGGGTACCTGATGATTGTGGCCTTAATCTGGGGAACAGTACCGTCTATTTTTCTGGGAAAAGCCAAATTACCTTTGGCTCAAAAGCTGCACGAAAAAAACTTACATACCGATGCCGAAATGCAAAAAGCCGACTGGATGACCGGGGTAGCGGCCATCGTGGGAATTTTAGGAATTGGTTGGGGTTTCTGGTGGGCCGATGCAGTAGCGGCTTCCTTAATTGCCCTGGACGTAATTCATGATGGTTTTAAAAATTTAAAACAAGCTTTGTTTGACTTAATCGATCAAATACCCAAAACCGTTGATAATCAAAAACCTGACCCCATAATTAAACACATCGAGGAATTTTTGCGCCAGAAAAGCTGGATTAAAGATTCTGCCATCCGGATCCGGGAAGATGGTCATATTTATTTTGGCGAAGCCTTTGTGGTACCAGCCGTTACCACTAATCTTACGCAGCACCTGGAAGATACCAGCCGCGAAATAGAAAACATGCATTGGCATCTCCACGAATTTATTATTACTTTGGTAAGTCAATTACCTACTTCCGAAAATAAATAA
- a CDS encoding 3-keto-disaccharide hydrolase, with translation MKKTLNLWVLALFLFGCTTSASKGPKESKDGWISLFDGTSLNGWRASENPATFSVENGAIVVHGPRAHLFYEGPVQNHDFKNFEFKAQVMTTPGSNSGMFIHTAYQETGWPSKGYEIQVNNSHTDWRRTGSLYAVQDVKEQVVKDNEWYTESITVQGKRITIKINDKVVVDYTEPDSIATTNMGGKMLSSGTVALQGHDPDSKVYFKDVMIKPLP, from the coding sequence ATGAAGAAAACATTAAACCTTTGGGTTTTGGCCCTGTTCCTTTTTGGATGTACTACCAGCGCCAGCAAAGGCCCCAAAGAAAGTAAAGATGGCTGGATCAGCCTTTTTGATGGTACTTCGTTAAACGGCTGGCGGGCCAGCGAAAACCCCGCCACTTTTAGCGTCGAGAATGGCGCTATTGTGGTGCATGGCCCCCGGGCGCACTTGTTTTACGAAGGGCCGGTACAAAACCACGATTTTAAAAATTTTGAATTTAAAGCCCAGGTAATGACTACCCCCGGTTCTAACTCCGGCATGTTTATTCACACAGCCTACCAGGAAACCGGCTGGCCCTCCAAAGGCTACGAAATTCAGGTGAATAACTCCCATACCGATTGGCGCCGCACCGGCAGTTTATATGCCGTGCAAGACGTAAAAGAACAAGTGGTAAAAGACAACGAGTGGTACACCGAATCCATAACGGTACAAGGCAAACGCATCACCATTAAAATAAACGACAAAGTAGTAGTGGATTACACCGAACCCGATAGCATTGCCACTACCAACATGGGCGGCAAAATGCTATCCAGCGGCACCGTAGCGCTGCAAGGCCACGATCCGGATAGCAAAGTTTATTTTAAAGACGTGATGATTAAACCTTTGCCTTAA
- a CDS encoding GNAT family N-acetyltransferase — MFPNLYTKRLLLRQINQDDIEQVFKGLSHPDVTRHYGVSYQTLPETQAQMNWYYALFAQQTGIWWGLCFPENQKLFGACGFNNLSRQHRKAEIGFWLLPEYWNQGLMFEAVDACIDFIFNEIRLHRLEAYLETPNLASAALLQKLRFQQEGTFRDYEYKNGQYVNLAIYSRLCSD; from the coding sequence ATGTTTCCTAATTTATACACGAAACGCCTGCTCCTGCGCCAGATAAACCAAGACGATATAGAGCAGGTATTTAAAGGTTTATCGCACCCGGATGTAACCCGCCACTACGGTGTTTCTTACCAAACCTTACCCGAAACCCAGGCCCAAATGAACTGGTACTACGCTTTATTTGCGCAACAAACCGGCATTTGGTGGGGACTTTGTTTTCCGGAAAATCAAAAATTATTTGGTGCTTGTGGATTTAACAATCTTTCGCGGCAGCACCGCAAAGCGGAAATAGGTTTTTGGCTGTTACCGGAGTACTGGAATCAAGGTTTAATGTTTGAAGCGGTAGATGCCTGCATTGATTTTATCTTTAACGAAATCCGTTTGCACCGCCTGGAAGCTTACCTGGAAACCCCCAATCTGGCTTCGGCCGCGCTACTGCAAAAATTACGATTTCAGCAAGAAGGTACTTTTCGGGATTACGAATACAAAAACGGGCAATACGTTAATCTGGCCATCTACTCCCGCCTGTGCTCCGATTAG